The genomic stretch CTGGCGCTGTACCTGGCCGCGGCCGGCGTGGGCACGCTGGGGCTGGTGGACTTCGACGTGGTGGACGAGACCAACCTCCAGCGCCAGGTCGTGCACGGCACCAAGGACGTGGGCCGCCCGAAGATCGACTCCGCCGCGGACCGCGTGGCCGACGTGAACCCGCACGTGAACGTGGTGAAGCACGAGACGCAGCTCACCAGCGAGAACGCGCTGGAGATCCTCGCGCCGTACGACGTCGTCATCGACGGGACGGACAACTTCCCCACGCGCTACCTGGTGAACGACGCCTGCGTGCTGCTGGGCAAGCCCAACGTGTACGGATCCATCTTCCGCTTCGACGGGCAGCTCTCGGTGTTCTGGGCGGCGAAGGGGCCGTGCTACCGCTGCCTCTTCCGCGAGCCGCCGCCGCCGGGGCTGGTGCCGAGCTGCGCCGAGGGCGGCGTGCTGGGCGTGCTGCCCGGCATCATCGGCACCATGCAGGCGCTGGAGGCCATCAAGCTCATCGTGGGCGTGGGCGAGCCCATGATCGGCCGGCTCATGCTGTTCGACGCGCTCGCCATGCGCAGCCGCGAGCTTCGCCTGCGGAAGGATCCCGAGTGCCCCGTGTGCGGCGAGCACCCCACGGTTACGGAGCTCATCGACTACGTACAGTTCTGCGGCGGCGTGGCGGGCGAGCACGATCCGCCCGTGCCGCTCGTCTCCGCGCCGGATCTGCTTGGCCGCCTCTCTTCGGGAGATGCGGTTACGCTGGTGGACGTGCGCGAGCCGCACGAATGGGAGATCGCGAACCTGGCCGAGCACGGCGCCCGCCTGATCCCCCTGGCCGACCTGCCCGCGCGCATGGGCGAGCTGGATCCCGCGGGCGAGATCGTCGTGCACTGCAAGGCCGGCGGCCGCAGCGCCCAGGCCGTCCGCCAGCTCATCGGCGCAGGCTTCTCCAACGTCCGCAGCCTGGACGGCGGCATCACCGCGTGGAGCGAGCACGTAGATCCGTTCAAGCCGAGGTACTGACCCGCCCTGCCGGGTGTGAATGCCCTGGCGACGTCCTCCGGAGCCTACGCTCTGGGCAGAAGGCGGCGAAGCTCGTAATGCTCCACCGCCTCCTTGGCGGACTTCAGCCCCTGCGGACGCTCCTCGCGCAGCAGCTTGATGGCCTCGATCTTATTCCCCTTCGCTAGGGCGGTGAGCACGCGCGGCGACGGAGGAGGCAGCTCGGCCTCGTAGAGCGTGCGGATGCGGAGCTTGTGCACCGTGTCCCTGGCCTCCCACAGCCCGTCTCCCGTCTCGTTCCGGTGCAGCCGAATCGCTTCGCGGACGGCGCCCTTGCGGAAGAGCACCGTCACGCCATCCGACACCTCGACGGCCAGGGCCTCCCTCACCGCCTCCGGGGTCCGCGGGGGCGAGTCGTGGCCGATCGGCGCGTACCCTCGTCGCGCCGCGAAGAAAAAGAATCCGCACATCCACGCGCACAGCAAGGCCATCAGGATGTAGCCGTCCCGGAGCGCGAGCACCACGGTGATCAGGCTGAGGCCGGCGATAACGGCGGCGGCGTTGCGGGTGGTGGCCGTTTCGGTCACGCGAGGAGACATGGACTGGGCAGCGGGAGGACGCCGGGACGCCGGGATCGGTTCAGGCGGAAACGAGCACATGATGCATTCTCGGTCGTCGTCGTGGCAAGGAACGTCGAAGCCGCCGCGCATCCCGGGAGATGCACGGCGGCTGGTTTTTGGTCCTACCCACGGTCGGAAGATGTGCATCATCCAAACCCGTCGGTAGTGTTCCGCGCGAACCCCGGCCAGTTCGCGG from Longimicrobiaceae bacterium encodes the following:
- the moeB gene encoding molybdopterin-synthase adenylyltransferase MoeB, with the translated sequence MDVLSGIGLGGIVSEDSGDAGLPGLSTPEVLRYSRHLILPGVGMEGQRKLKAAKVLLVGTGGLGSPLALYLAAAGVGTLGLVDFDVVDETNLQRQVVHGTKDVGRPKIDSAADRVADVNPHVNVVKHETQLTSENALEILAPYDVVIDGTDNFPTRYLVNDACVLLGKPNVYGSIFRFDGQLSVFWAAKGPCYRCLFREPPPPGLVPSCAEGGVLGVLPGIIGTMQALEAIKLIVGVGEPMIGRLMLFDALAMRSRELRLRKDPECPVCGEHPTVTELIDYVQFCGGVAGEHDPPVPLVSAPDLLGRLSSGDAVTLVDVREPHEWEIANLAEHGARLIPLADLPARMGELDPAGEIVVHCKAGGRSAQAVRQLIGAGFSNVRSLDGGITAWSEHVDPFKPRY